The following nucleotide sequence is from Echeneis naucrates chromosome 5, fEcheNa1.1, whole genome shotgun sequence.
CAATTATAGGATGCAATTGCCAGAGTGTACATTGCAGTTTAGTCTACTTTGAAAATGATTGCTTGACTTGGATTTGATCCATACTTGCACCTGATTAGGTGTTAAAACGGATTCAAATATCAAATAGGCAACAGCCCAATTGTGCTAAGTAGTACTACAACATTCCCACCCCTTAGTTGTGAAGGAAAAGAAGCTCATCCAAGGTACCTTGAGAGCAGCTATCCATACAGTCCTGGCTCTTCTCTGGCTCAGAAGCTAGAGAGAGCTCAGGGCTCGCATTCTCCTCCATAGATGATGGAGTCAATCGCTACTTTCAAACTGAATGTCTACAGTTAAGAGAAGAGCACAAGAGACCAGCTATGAGTCACTCTTTTCacttaatgaaaatgtgaatattgtGACAAATACTAAAGGTCTGTCAGATTTGCATTCAGCAGCCAAGGCTACAACTGCTTCATGTGTTACAGAAATGGTAGATGTACTATTTTATGTTACATTCACAATCCAAATCTGAATTACAAATATAGCACTAAGTTTATTTCCACcacaaacaatcaaaaaaatctgtgctgAGAGTATTGGATTgtgacacaaacactgtatgtgtgtcaaGATCAAGACTATACTGAGCCTGAAGGTCCTGCTTTGATTCTTGTGCTAGTCTAACTTAACAGTGACGTCAAAGGGCAGTcttgttaaaatatttatctgtGTCTTAGTTCCTGACACCGCCTTCCTTTGCTTTAGCCTTCTGTTGTCTAAAACTTGGACCTGGAACCTATTTTCTGTGAATGCGAAAAATAGATTGCAAAAATTGTCGTAAAAATTATCGTTTTTAAAGCAGTGTTTGAAGGGCGGAAGCTTGATGGCTAATCACTGTGGTATGTTTATTACTGAGTGTTAATGACTATAGCCACTTCAGTGTATATCCACAGTATATGTATATCCCCGAGAATGATGCTGCAATTAAgagctattattattatgaaaaaatagatgaataactggtgaaaaaaaaaaagtgaaaaactagTGAAAATTGTGATCAATGTTTGGTGTTAAAAATCTACGTTTAATATTTACTAGTTGAAAACTTGGAATTTAAGCAATAATAGCATTGTTCATATTTATCCTATATCAGATACACAAGGCAATAACCAAATCTATTCTAGTATAACAATTGAAAAATTGTATTGCTAGAAATAATTAATGAGAATGTATTTTACTTGAGATTTCTTTCACTAAGGTCTGCTATTCTTCAACACCAAAAAGATTATAAAAATGGTGTGTACCTGCAGTTCAGGAGAGATGGGCGGTTGAGAGCTTCAAAACTAAAGATTGTGTAGTAATCATCAGTCTTGATAAAAGTTAAAGGATCTGCCATGgccagaaagaggaaaaacaagttAGGGTGGTCAAAGCACTCCACAATTACAGAAAGACTTCAGACAACAACTATATATTATAAGATTATAAACAGGAACAAATCTGGTTAattgagaaaatgtaaagatGCTTAATAACTGTGATATTTACAAATTAATAGTGCGTgcaatttataaaaacaaatataacactttcatttttattggctTAATTGAACGTGTCGCTGATGTCAATGATGACATCCTATTGTTGATCAGATTTGGTGTGAGTGAGCGGGACCTCTGCTTACTGTGTCAAACATAGCGAGGCAGCTTGAATTTTTAGACAGTTCAAGATAAGAAATCTCAATGCAAATTCATTCATTGCCTTCATCGTTGCGGGTTTACTGCTCTTCTATATTGATGATTGGATAGGCCCAGCACACTGCCCAGTCAACACTAGGGGGAAACCCAACCCGACAGTGGGGGTGATTAAACCGGATTGTTCAGATGGCGTCTGGTGGTCACGACACCACGCCACGTGAATCAGGCCAAACTGTTGCAAAGAAAGGTGGGAGGGGCTCAGGGCGCAAAGCAAATGTAGTACATattgacaaacacagaaaatccaAATTGGTGCATATTCGGGACATGTCCACAGTGATGCAGAGGGTCTATCGACGCGTCTCAGGAGCTTCAGGTCGCTGGTCGGCTCGGAACCACGGAAGCTGCACACGGACGGGATGCGCATGATTCCATTATCACAACCACAAGGCGAGCACACACAACTAGCCAAAAGTCGTTTGTACGTTTGCAAAGAACAAACCAGCCAGCATCGACGAAAcggaaaaaataaatctcacgAACTacgaaataaaaaaacaaaaacaaaaaacatcctgCACATCCAATACCGCCAATGATGGCCGCAAAggcctccctccccctcctctctcaccaACTGAACAACAACTAGCTTATTTACTCTTCGCCGCCCACCGTCATTCACACGTTCAGAATATGGGTTGAATTGCTGGCCGAGTTACATGGAGACTTGTATATAACACAAAGCCCGCCTTTTACCCTCTGCTGCTCGCTATCACCGTTCACCGTTTCCTTTCAGACCAAGGAGAGAGCGCTCCAAAACGTGCACTTGTAGCTAGCATGTCTGCCTCGCGCTGCTAGCCACCATGTTAACCACTCGACAAACCTGTAGCTCTTAGCCGAGGGATCGACCCGAGAGTAAACTGTGGTTAATTCGAATCGAATTAAAAGAGTCAAACGatctgctgaagaaaaaaaactttatctAACCACCCAGTGCGACTGACCGGAGACCGGAGGATAATCGTTGTTACGGTGCACACGGTAACGGTCAAGCTAACGTCAGGCGCATCTCGGCCAGCCTTCCGACGGAGACGTGGAGGACAAACCCAGCGGAGATTCCACACACCGAGACAAAAGATGAATTCAACAGCAGAAATACAGCGATGCTAAAAAATGCAGAATTATTGCATTCCACCCACCTACACGACAGAAATACCGACGATTTGCCCTCGCTCTTTTCTTCGGTCAGTCCTCCATTTTCCATTCCCGTTGGAGCTAACTGACTGCGGCAGATGGCTGACGGGGTTACAGAACGCGCTCTGCGGCCACAGCGCCCCCATCGGCCGGGAGGGGAACCGGGCCAGCACAGGCCACAATAATGGGTCTGTTCGACTTacgcccccccacacacacagcactaatATTAAAAAGTGCTACAATTGAAATTACTCCCATCGTCAAAAGGACTAACTCCAACACATGTTCGTGTGGGTTAATACGGCCTGATCCGCCACCAACCATCTTTCAAAACCATAGTAGCTATGCTATTTGATTGCAAACCGATTAGACCAGATCCATAGAaaacagctcatttaaaatgtttgtatttgttatgTTCTTTGAGTTATACAGCAGGCAACATTagaataacaaataaattaacataGAATACAAAATAAGTCATTTACAGACATTTCTGTCAACAGTCCTCTAATCTAAAACTGAGGTGGTCCATTAACATGGTTTACATTTTTGCAGTTTGAAACTGTTATACTGTTGTCCTTTACActatgtgtatgttttgtgaCAGTCAAGCATGCTCTTAAGCTCTTCATACTGACAGCTCTCTATAGACCGCAACAAAGTGCACAATATGCagtacacattttttttaaactacccCCTCTAATGGTAACTAACTATCTGCTGCCAGGCTTGTTTGGACATTTATAATGCCCGTAAGACCACAGTGCACTGGGGGCAGTATGTCAGccatgaaagacaaacaaaaatataaaaataaaaataattttgattgcTCCCTTAACAACCGTTTGAACAGAACCATTTACATGCACATATCCTTGTAGTGTAAAATCAATctatacatttacattttcaagtaCGTTGAGCTGAGTTATGACAACGTGACAGCGACACTGTCAGCACTCTTCTCCACGTCACAGTCTTTGTCTGTTGGTGCAGAGACTGGCGTGTCTCTGAGAGTGTTTGGGCCACTGCTAGTCTGCCCTAACCCTTTGTTTGGGAGGTCTGCTGTCGACTCAGCCTCAGGTTCTTGCTGTGGGGCTGTAGCTACAAATAGACAAAAGTATGAAAGATGCATTATATCTATGAAAATGTCAGTATTATTGTCAGCAATGTGGTTGGTGATTATGCAGGTCAGCAAAGGGAAGACAAACAAAGTTAAGAACTGtcccaagtaaaaaaaacagcagtccctgtttgtgtgaatgtcaCAAACAGCATGTTGAGGCTAGCACTTGATTTACCTGACTGAGTGCAGGACTTCATGTGTTCTGGCCAGTGAGCTTGTTGACAGGGGTAATCACAGTAGCTAGTGTTCCagcagcagtagaagatggCCTCTTTCCTGCAGTTAGCACACCActgcttcttctttgtttcatcTACTGCTTGTTgcttctccatctccatctgtTTCTTCACCTCAGTCACcaacctctccctctcctgttcTAGACTTTGCCTCATCTCTGCCATTGTCAGCTCTAAattgaaatacacaaacacgATCAAGCACAAGTAGAACTCATTACACTGTTTTGGGAAGAGgttaacacaaaatatttttcataagtCTCACCAAGATTGTGCTTCATTTCTGACAACTCCTGCTGATGCAGCCATTgtaatttttctatttcaattcTCAGTCGTCTTATCTGTAGGAAACACACATGAGCATGCTGGTTTCAGTAAAGGATTATCTGAGAATGTAAATTTTACTGTGTATTGCTTTTCATACAAACTGTCACACATCCAGCAAACTGGCCCATGGCCCTCCCTTTTACACAGATTCTGATCCATCTCTGTGATTACCTCCGCCGGTATAAGGGTGGAACaacagtcccccccccccccaaccactAAACAGGCATAATTGAGGCAATATTTATGCCTTTACTGAGCAACTCTTACCTCAGCTATTGTGTTCCCTGAAGTACTCTTAGAAAGATCATTGTAGATTTCAGTCATTGTACCTTTGATTGCATCCATTATCTGAAAAAGAGACCATATTATAAGttaataaaaaagttaatatttgAGCAAATTTTTTTGCTGGTGTCTATTTTTACTCATATTCCTAAAACTcatatgtaaaatatttgaatGCCACAAAGAATAacggcggtgtagtggttagcaccgTCACCCCACAATTAGAAGGttttgggtttggttcctggcctttggcctttctgtgtgtcgTTTGCATGCCCCCAtgcctgcttgggtttcctctgggtactccagcttcctcccaccgtccaaagacatgcatgtctaggttaactggtgactctaaattgtccgtaggtgtgagtggttgttcgtctctgtctctgtgtgtcggctctgtctccagggtgtaccctgcccttacCTAATGTGAGCggggatcggctccagcacaACCCGCACAatagaaaagtggtagaagatggatggatattttaCACAGCACAAAGTGTTTCAGTGAATTTCTGAAGTTATAAGACACTCAAAATGATCCATAGAGCCCAGCGTTTAAACAATAGGCAATACAATATAAGCAACCAATGGAAATAGCACCTTATAATGCATAAACTCATACTaactttatttgtgtatttggcGATGTCTGCAGCCACATCTGCAGAAGCAGTGGGGATATACTGGTCTGTTGCCACTGGTGAAGATGAGGTAGCTGCGCCAAGACTTGATGCTGCCATCATGGCAACAGAAGCTGGACTACCAGATACCAGGGTGACAGCGGATGTAGATGTGCTGAGTGGAGCGTCTTTTTGTTGAACAGCTtcaattaccaaaaaaaaaaaaaacccaaaaaaccaaacattaatcaacaacatcaacattaaTCAACATTCACTATGGTTGCTGTAGAATACACACTGATAATATACAAACAAATTATTTAGATACTATAATTACACTCGTATATGAATTCTGGCAAGCTTTTATCAAAAAAACCAGGTAATCTACCTTTGACAGCCTGCCTGGTCTGATAACGAGTGCTCTGTGAAGACTGCTGTGCTGAGGATGATGATACTGCTGTTGAGACATTCCCAGTCTGTGCCTGGGTCACTACCTGGGATTGGCCTTGCCTGGGTGATGATGCCTGAATTTGAGTGGTTGCCACAGGTTGCTGGTTCTGTTGCTGACGCTGCACCTTCTGCATGTGCCATTTCTGTGAGGAAGTCTGAAACTTGGCAGTAGGATTCCACACTACAGCTCTTTGCACCACTGGCACAGTCTCTCTAGGCAGCAGGGGGCGCTGCTTCTTCAATGCTGGAGTTGTTGAggccaaagaggaggaggaggaagacgggGGTGTTGCTGTAGCACTGGACACAGTTGTAAGGCTTATGGTTGCGGGAGAGGGAGTTGTGAAGGAGACCATGTTGACAGGAATGGCCAATGAGGACTGTGTGGAAACGCTGGAGGGTGTGGAAAGTGCTGCACTGTTTTCAGATGGTACCGTGGACGGGGTCAGGGCTTTACCtaagagaaaaaatataaagtatataaagtataaaatataacGGAAACTAACACAACCTTCAGTGTTTGCTTATACCTAATGGGATCAACAGAAAACCTGCTCAAGTCTCACCTTCAGATTTACCAGAGGGCATGTCTTTGACAGTGGCAgtttctttcctgctcctctttctgtctttgcctcCCTGATCTTCTCCAAGGTCAATAACTAGCTCCCTTTCAGAGTCAGAGTCTTCTACTGGCACAGGCTGCTTTGCTTCTTCTTTCACATGAGCCTTGTCTCTGGGAGCAGGTGATGCTGGAGATGCTTTGGTCTTCTCTGGGCTCTCTTTTTCTGAATCAgagtttattttctcattagaTGGGGTGTCTAATGCTGTTGAAGTGGCATCGGCTGTTGCAGACTCAGATGGGACAAGTGTATCGTCTTTGCCCTCCTTATCTTGCCTTGGGGAAGATTGGTCTTTAACCTTAGTTTTAGTAGGGTCTTTCGGAGCTTCATCATTTGGTGCTGCATCCTGGCCATCCTTGGTCTTTTGCTCATCATCACTGGCATACTCACTGTCACTCGTCTCAGATTTATCAGAGTCTTCTGAGTCACTGTGTTCAACACCTTTATATACGTCAACAGAGATTTCATCAATAcctgcagagcagagaagagcTATTCACCATGAACTAGAATTGGAGGTAGACTCTAAATGATAAGATAGAAAAACATACAGTATCGACATAGATATGTACATTACAGTCAggtccaaaatgtgttttgagaaCAGAGAAATAtatcttctgtttcttctgtacTGACCCAACTGTGCTTTGCAACTCTCAATGGTTTTGTCCAGGTTCAGCTGGAAACGACTCTTAATCTGTCTTTTCGGGGACGTGAGGACTGGTGTCGTTCCTTGCTTCTGCTGAACTGTTTCACTCAGCTCCTTCAGGTCCATTTCTGCTTTGCTTCGATCTGGAAGAGTACAACATACAATAGTCAAAAAGAAGTGGAGTTAGCATCCACATTCCtgtgcgtgggtttcctccaggtactccagttttctcccacagtccaaagacatgcatgtctaggttaattggtgactctaaattggcctTGGGCATGAAGTGAGTGCAAGTGGTTGTTGATGTCTTGGCTTgcaatagactggtgacctttccagggtgtaccccacccccacccagaAGTtggttgggattggctccagcactccccacaacccagaaacaggtaagtggcagaagatgaatgaatgaatgtaacaAACCAGGAAGGACTCTAGGTGCTGAGACAATCCATCACACAAAAGTAGGCTGAAAGATCAGAATAGTGGGTGTACATGGAACACCAAAACCAAAAGGTATATTGGATAAAGGCATCTGTGTTGAGTGTGGAAGTCTAGGCCAAAAAAGGAGATGCACCTCTGAAGATGTTTGGGAATGACCACGCTAAGGTTCTGTGGACTTTCACATACAGGCTAAAAAACTGGGGTGACTGTCCATCAGGACGTAGCGGAGGACAAACAGCAAAAGAAGGTAGCAATCATAGATGGAACAACATCCCTGctacccggaaacagataagcagtagaagatgaatgagagtGAGCATTATAGTCTTACCTAGATTTAGGTTCAGAATGCTTCCTGTTTGTGGTGCCTTCTCCTGCTTAGAAAGACCAGAAGCTTGAGAGTGGAATGGTTTAGGGCTGTCCAATGAACTGCCTGCAGGACCAGGTCGTGGAGGAGCAGGTGATACTATTTAGAAATATTTGCTTTTAAGTAAAGTCCTCTCCCATTAGACACAACATACTTCTTTCTATATTAAAGTGTGTCTTGTGGAATACCTGTACAGTCCATGGAGTCTTCTCCTGCACTGTATTGGCTGATTGTGGCTTTAACTTGTGACTTGTCTGCTGTCTCCTGTTCCCCATCTGAACCAGTATGAGCAGAGGAGTTGGTGCTCATGGGGGAGCGAGGCATGTCACTGAGTGGGAAGCGCCGGCCAACACTGCCCCCTCCCACCCCAGGCCCAGACAACATGGTCCTCGCCAAAGGAATCTTGGGTGATGCTGTCATGTCAAAGCTTAGCTTGattttctcctgtttgtcaGATTTGACTGGAGTGGACGAGGGGTTGGAGGGATCAAGCAGCATCTGAAAATTATTGTCAGGAGTGTAGGGTGTCCTAAAAGGGGCATAGTTGAAAACTCCAAACTTCTTCTTCATGTTCTCCACATAAACCTCCATCTCTTGCATGGCACTGTTGAAGATGCTTTTGGTCTTCTTCACAGAAAATGGAATCTCTTTGGACATGAGGTAGCAGTTGTTTAAAGGAACCCATGCCCTGAAGGACAAGAATTCACATCATAAattttgaatgtgtgtctgaGCCGAAGCACCTAAAGCACATAGGACTGTTACCTGTCATGTTGACCAAAGAAGCGAGCGTCCACTTGTCCGTCTTTGTCCCGCAGAGCTTTTGCTGGCCAAAATGGAAATCCTTTCAGCTTGGCCCACACTAGAGGGTGTGGGTTACTCTGCAGACACAGTAAAACACTGGAACTAAGTGGATTTATTCAAGTGATTTATGTTTGAATATATTAACTATCTGGTACAATCATCAACAGAACCATCAAGTTATTCTGCTTGCTTACACAAGGCTCACAAAACCAGTTGTCTCTCTTTTGGCAAGCAGACAGATAACACTCAGGACAAACTTCAATTTCATTCATCTGTAAAAGAAAGATTCAAAATGTGTGAGACTTTCAAATGCctaaattaataaaagataaaaatttgGCTCGGACCTAAATTTCTTTTCTGACGACTCACCTCATGTTCACAAATTTTTACAATCACTTTAGCTGTAGCTGTCAGTTTGTGATTGCCTATCAAAAGGATATAAATTgtattaaacatttcaaatacaaacaacacaGTCTGATGATTCAGTATGATGATGCAGGGGGCGTTATTCAGAAACCCATTTATGTGATAAGTGCAAACCATGGGCTGAAGCGAGCTAAACAAACTAggaaacagttttatttcattagtgtggttttttttttccccatttatcAACCTGCTCTTTGGTTAGCTCTGCAACACCTTTCCACTATGTCTTATTTAATGTAGCTTTTCAAAGTTGTTAAATTACTATGAGGTAGCCTGTTTGTACTTCTTTCTATGTTAGTATGCTGCTTGTTGCAGAGTGATACAGGTCTGTGGAAGCATGCATTCTTTAGACAACGCTgatgaaccaatcagatcacttgatttgatttgacttaatTGACCCTTTtttataaatctgatttcatcaTTCACTGGAATCCTATTGTGATGATCATGTTATTTATTCCAAACTAGTGAATATGAGaaatttacaatttaaaagTAACTAAATAAATTGTTGACATCGATGCACAGTAGTAAACTTCAAGTAAACTTGAACATTAGCAATTCGAATCATCTTGAACATTAACAAAATACATTTGGCATGTCATCATACATATGATTCGTGGACACATGTTCTTAATACTACCCTAATAGTCATGTACAGACTATATCAATTATCACCAAAGAATATGCCACATACCTCCATTGTATATAATACAGTTGTGCAAAATCCATTTAGCATCTGCCAAGAAGGCCTCTGTGCAGCCATACATCTTCTTTTTAATATTCTACAATGCAAAAAGAGAAGATGACGTCATATTGTTAaactctgtatttatttatttatttatttaatagatATGGCAGCCTTTTGTGTACCTTCTCAAGTGTGCAAAGATCCATtggatgaaaaatgtattcCGCATAATCTGGATGCTGTTCAAGAGAGACAGGTTTCTGGAAAGGTTCAGTCTATAAAAAtgaatagaggaaaaaaaaaaaagtgaaggtaAACAAAATCTCCCCAGCGAATTAACTACACAACCTTCTCATCTACCACACATCAACATTCTACCACTAAACTTCTACTTAAAACTCTAAAAGCCGCTTCAAACTAAAGGAGGAAAACCAGTGGAGGAGAAAATCATGACGGGGTCTTGTTAGTGGTGTAATTGATTACCCAATTAAAAGTCTTTCTCTGCGTGGAAGCTGCATGGGGGGAGCGAGATGACAAGCGGGGATGATCctgaaagagagtgagaggggcAGCTGTATCCTCACTAGCAGCTAGCATGTTTACCTTCATGGTTTCCAGCCATGACAGGCCCATTATAGCACAATGACTGCGACTGTTAGTTCTGTTGTTAGACATCATTGGCACATGCAAATCCATAAAATATCATGCTGGAAACATACTGTATGTGGACCGGTTATACTTCAGGGTGAAGATATTATCTAACAAAACTGATGAGAATTTGGTGATCAGAAAAAGGAGTGTATTTGGTTGCATAAGCGATCTACAAGTCAAAGCTGGCCAGAAAAGATCACATGCCAATATTCAAGTGCAAAAACTGGTGCACTGTTCAGTTATAAAaggcagaaattaaaatgaaaataagcagAGTAACCCATCTTGGATAAAGCTAATAAAGCTATATGGTCTTATACAATATAATCAGTTGAGTACCATGTACTTCCTAGTAAGACATAGGGGCCAGAATACTTACACCTGGTTGTTTCATCTTCTGAAGGGCAAATTTTAGGAGGTAAGACAGCTGGTCTATAGTTAGCATCATCATGGCTTTGCTCTGAGTCTCTATGCACTCGGCAACTGTTATTTTCTAGAAGACAGCGAGAGGAGAAGGGTAAATGACTCTGTTTATATCCCATCATAGcccataattaaaaaaaaatactagtATAGATTTTGAATACAGGGTTTGGAACCGTTTTCCAACACCCATAAACTATTCACATTCCTGGGCGAGTACCTCACACTCCGGACAGAACCAGTCGCCCTCAGGCTCGGCTGGTAGTTTGAGGCACTTGGCGTGGTACACCCTGGGGCAGAGCTCACAGCAGAGCACCTGACCCTCGCGGTGGCACAGCCAGCAGTAGAAGTCATTCCTGCCGTCCTGCGGTACAACATCAACAGGGTCTGTGGTGAGTGCTGGCTGCTTCACATAGTAAAAGGGACCATGTCTTAGTTCTGACTGGAATGCaggcaaaagaaagacaaagttgGGGAACGTCAAAATCAGGCCAGAGACTAGAGGTTTAAAGCAAACATGCACATCATCAGCAAAAGGTACATGAGAGTCAACAAGTCCACAACACAGACTGCTAAGACATTATAGCCATTGAGATTTAAGAGTCCacttgagtcttttttttttttcctttttttgtaaactgtgatgaaagtgacattaaaatgcaaaagatTGGTGTGGACAGTTTTGATTAAAGTGGTAATAATTTAGATAGGTACAGTGGCAAATCTTTTACAAGAAAAAGCTGA
It contains:
- the zmynd8 gene encoding protein kinase C-binding protein 1 isoform X5 is translated as MHPQSVPEEEEKEIGEEMEISTRSKALKDPWVCRPVLCNLQVLSAVSDTASTERVAQKRKMPSPSHSSNGHSSAETSPCPVKKKKKPGAVSSSKDQDGRNDFYCWLCHREGQVLCCELCPRVYHAKCLKLPAEPEGDWFCPECEKITVAECIETQSKAMMMLTIDQLSYLLKFALQKMKQPGDHPRLSSRSPHAASTQRKTFNWTEPFQKPVSLEQHPDYAEYIFHPMDLCTLEKNIKKKMYGCTEAFLADAKWILHNCIIYNGGNHKLTATAKVIVKICEHEMNEIEVCPECYLSACQKRDNWFCEPCSNPHPLVWAKLKGFPFWPAKALRDKDGQVDARFFGQHDRAWVPLNNCYLMSKEIPFSVKKTKSIFNSAMQEMEVYVENMKKKFGVFNYAPFRTPYTPDNNFQMLLDPSNPSSTPVKSDKQEKIKLSFDMTASPKIPLARTMLSGPGVGGGSVGRRFPLSDMPRSPMSTNSSAHTGSDGEQETADKSQVKATISQYSAGEDSMDCTVSPAPPRPGPAGSSLDSPKPFHSQASGLSKQEKAPQTGSILNLNLDRSKAEMDLKELSETVQQKQGTTPVLTSPKRQIKSRFQLNLDKTIESCKAQLGIDEISVDVYKGVEHSDSEDSDKSETSDSEYASDDEQKTKDGQDAAPNDEAPKDPTKTKVKDQSSPRQDKEGKDDTLVPSESATADATSTALDTPSNEKINSDSEKESPEKTKASPASPAPRDKAHVKEEAKQPVPVEDSDSERELVIDLGEDQGGKDRKRSRKETATVKDMPSGKSEGKALTPSTVPSENSAALSTPSSVSTQSSLAIPVNMVSFTTPSPATISLTTVSSATATPPSSSSSSLASTTPALKKQRPLLPRETVPVVQRAVVWNPTAKFQTSSQKWHMQKVQRQQQNQQPVATTQIQASSPRQGQSQVVTQAQTGNVSTAVSSSSAQQSSQSTRYQTRQAVKAVQQKDAPLSTSTSAVTLVSGSPASVAMMAASSLGAATSSSPVATDQYIPTASADVAADIAKYTNKIMDAIKGTMTEIYNDLSKSTSGNTIAEIRRLRIEIEKLQWLHQQELSEMKHNLELTMAEMRQSLEQERERLVTEVKKQMEMEKQQAVDETKKKQWCANCRKEAIFYCCWNTSYCDYPCQQAHWPEHMKSCTQSATAPQQEPEAESTADLPNKGLGQTSSGPNTLRDTPVSAPTDKDCDVEKSADSVAVTLS
- the zmynd8 gene encoding protein kinase C-binding protein 1 isoform X3; its protein translation is MHPQSVPEEEEKEIGEEMEISTRSKVSDTASTERVAQKRKMPSPSHSSNGHSSAETSPCPVKKKKKPGAVSSSKDQSELRHGPFYYVKQPALTTDPVDVVPQDGRNDFYCWLCHREGQVLCCELCPRVYHAKCLKLPAEPEGDWFCPECEKITVAECIETQSKAMMMLTIDQLSYLLKFALQKMKQPGDHPRLSSRSPHAASTQRKTFNWTEPFQKPVSLEQHPDYAEYIFHPMDLCTLEKNIKKKMYGCTEAFLADAKWILHNCIIYNGGNHKLTATAKVIVKICEHEMNEIEVCPECYLSACQKRDNWFCEPCSNPHPLVWAKLKGFPFWPAKALRDKDGQVDARFFGQHDRAWVPLNNCYLMSKEIPFSVKKTKSIFNSAMQEMEVYVENMKKKFGVFNYAPFRTPYTPDNNFQMLLDPSNPSSTPVKSDKQEKIKLSFDMTASPKIPLARTMLSGPGVGGGSVGRRFPLSDMPRSPMSTNSSAHTGSDGEQETADKSQVKATISQYSAGEDSMDCTVSPAPPRPGPAGSSLDSPKPFHSQASGLSKQEKAPQTGSILNLNLDRSKAEMDLKELSETVQQKQGTTPVLTSPKRQIKSRFQLNLDKTIESCKAQLGIDEISVDVYKGVEHSDSEDSDKSETSDSEYASDDEQKTKDGQDAAPNDEAPKDPTKTKVKDQSSPRQDKEGKDDTLVPSESATADATSTALDTPSNEKINSDSEKESPEKTKASPASPAPRDKAHVKEEAKQPVPVEDSDSERELVIDLGEDQGGKDRKRSRKETATVKDMPSGKSEGKALTPSTVPSENSAALSTPSSVSTQSSLAIPVNMVSFTTPSPATISLTTVSSATATPPSSSSSSLASTTPALKKQRPLLPRETVPVVQRAVVWNPTAKFQTSSQKWHMQKVQRQQQNQQPVATTQIQASSPRQGQSQVVTQAQTGNVSTAVSSSSAQQSSQSTRYQTRQAVKAVQQKDAPLSTSTSAVTLVSGSPASVAMMAASSLGAATSSSPVATDQYIPTASADVAADIAKYTNKIMDAIKGTMTEIYNDLSKSTSGNTIAEIRRLRIEIEKLQWLHQQELSEMKHNLELTMAEMRQSLEQERERLVTEVKKQMEMEKQQAVDETKKKQWCANCRKEAIFYCCWNTSYCDYPCQQAHWPEHMKSCTQSATAPQQEPEAESTADLPNKGLGQTSSGPNTLRDTPVSAPTDKDCDVEKSADSVAVTLS
- the zmynd8 gene encoding protein kinase C-binding protein 1 isoform X8 yields the protein MHPQSVPEEEEKEIGEEMEISTRSKDTASTERVAQKRKMPSPSHSSNGHSSAETSPCPVKKKKKPGAVSSSKDQDGRNDFYCWLCHREGQVLCCELCPRVYHAKCLKLPAEPEGDWFCPECEKITVAECIETQSKAMMMLTIDQLSYLLKFALQKMKQPGTEPFQKPVSLEQHPDYAEYIFHPMDLCTLEKNIKKKMYGCTEAFLADAKWILHNCIIYNGGNHKLTATAKVIVKICEHEMNEIEVCPECYLSACQKRDNWFCEPCSNPHPLVWAKLKGFPFWPAKALRDKDGQVDARFFGQHDRAWVPLNNCYLMSKEIPFSVKKTKSIFNSAMQEMEVYVENMKKKFGVFNYAPFRTPYTPDNNFQMLLDPSNPSSTPVKSDKQEKIKLSFDMTASPKIPLARTMLSGPGVGGGSVGRRFPLSDMPRSPMSTNSSAHTGSDGEQETADKSQVKATISQYSAGEDSMDCTDRSKAEMDLKELSETVQQKQGTTPVLTSPKRQIKSRFQLNLDKTIESCKAQLGIDEISVDVYKGVEHSDSEDSDKSETSDSEYASDDEQKTKDGQDAAPNDEAPKDPTKTKVKDQSSPRQDKEGKDDTLVPSESATADATSTALDTPSNEKINSDSEKESPEKTKASPASPAPRDKAHVKEEAKQPVPVEDSDSERELVIDLGEDQGGKDRKRSRKETATVKDMPSGKSEGKALTPSTVPSENSAALSTPSSVSTQSSLAIPVNMVSFTTPSPATISLTTVSSATATPPSSSSSSLASTTPALKKQRPLLPRETVPVVQRAVVWNPTAKFQTSSQKWHMQKVQRQQQNQQPQSSQSTRYQTRQAVKAVQQKDAPLSTSTSAVTLVSGSPASVAMMAASSLGAATSSSPVATDQYIPTASADVAADIAKYTNKIMDAIKGTMTEIYNDLSKSTSGNTIAEIRRLRIEIEKLQWLHQQELSEMKHNLELTMAEMRQSLEQERERLVTEVKKQMEMEKQQAVDETKKKQWCANCRKEAIFYCCWNTSYCDYPCQQAHWPEHMKSCTQSATAPQQEPEAESTADLPNKGLGQTSSGPNTLRDTPVSAPTDKDCDVEKSADSVAVTLS